One Flavobacteriales bacterium genomic region harbors:
- the tilS gene encoding tRNA lysidine(34) synthetase TilS has protein sequence MNELEKKFRILIDEHLPQFEEQRFLLAVSGGVDSVVLSQLMHRLRFNFTIAHCNFQLRGEESNRDEQFVQQLAMELDVPFLVRHFDTLAYAEKEKISVQMAARDLRYEWFRELLKKQKFTFLVTAHHLNDQAETFFVQAFRSAGIEGLSGMKILERDVFRPLLPFSREEILHFALENRITWCEDSSNAETHYLRNQIRHDLFPLIEKSQPHVVRAISNSMQHLSDVNQWYRHHMDLRKSELLRKNEFGWVFSIDEILQDPVPRLLMFELLRPFGFHHSSVAQILDRHLRDSGKKFFSHTHRLVLNRGLGLLTPLAPEDLEVHEIAEGETLLEYPLRIQLEYIKGKPEPVPDKNSIYVDADLLQFPLSLRRWHKGDSFIPFGMKGRKKLSDFFIDQKMSIPEKEQVWVLTSADKIVWLVGIRADDRFKLSEKTTRSVKLSIDS, from the coding sequence ATGAACGAACTCGAAAAAAAATTCCGGATTCTTATCGATGAGCATTTGCCTCAGTTCGAAGAACAACGTTTTTTACTCGCGGTAAGTGGTGGAGTAGATAGTGTGGTATTGTCGCAACTGATGCATCGCCTGCGTTTTAATTTTACCATTGCGCATTGCAATTTTCAATTGAGAGGGGAGGAGTCCAACCGCGATGAGCAATTTGTTCAGCAACTCGCCATGGAGTTGGATGTTCCTTTTTTGGTGCGACATTTCGATACGCTTGCTTATGCCGAAAAAGAAAAAATAAGTGTGCAAATGGCAGCGCGTGATCTGCGTTACGAATGGTTTCGCGAGTTATTGAAAAAACAAAAATTTACTTTTCTCGTCACTGCCCATCACCTCAACGATCAGGCAGAAACATTTTTTGTTCAGGCTTTTCGCTCGGCCGGCATCGAGGGATTAAGCGGTATGAAAATTCTTGAACGGGATGTGTTTCGTCCGCTCTTGCCTTTTTCGCGCGAGGAGATTCTTCATTTTGCACTGGAAAACCGCATCACCTGGTGCGAAGATTCTTCCAATGCAGAAACACATTATCTGCGCAATCAGATTCGGCACGATTTATTTCCGCTCATCGAAAAATCGCAACCGCATGTTGTACGTGCCATCAGCAACAGCATGCAGCATTTGTCGGATGTCAATCAGTGGTATCGCCACCATATGGATCTTCGCAAATCGGAATTGCTTCGTAAAAATGAATTTGGCTGGGTTTTTTCGATCGACGAAATTTTGCAGGATCCTGTTCCGCGTTTGCTGATGTTTGAATTGTTGCGTCCCTTCGGATTTCATCATTCTTCCGTTGCGCAAATTCTCGATCGTCACCTGCGTGATTCCGGTAAAAAGTTTTTTTCGCACACGCATCGTCTGGTGTTAAACCGCGGACTCGGCCTCTTAACGCCGCTGGCACCCGAAGATTTGGAGGTGCATGAAATTGCCGAAGGAGAAACACTGCTCGAATATCCGTTGCGTATACAACTGGAATACATCAAAGGAAAACCCGAACCGGTTCCGGATAAAAACAGCATTTACGTGGATGCCGATCTTTTGCAGTTTCCCTTATCCCTTCGTCGCTGGCACAAAGGCGATTCGTTTATTCCTTTTGGCATGAAAGGCCGCAAAAAACTTTCCGATTTTTTTATCGACCAGAAAATGTCGATCCCCGAAAAAGAACAGGTGTGGGTGCTGACTTCGGCCGACAAAATCGTGTGGCTGGTGGGCATCCGTGCGGATGACCGATTTAAGTTGAGCGAAAAAACGACGAGAAGCGTTAAATTATCGATAGATTCTTAA
- a CDS encoding anthranilate synthase component I family protein, whose protein sequence is MFKRAGIESMNISSEQAILHVQNALRDAKNFAWLAAGPNGKQLLNVAGEWQDYDPFSEECPNGILALAYELKDRFERLQSNGIPAVDFPHAALLPFDERYEFDAPDFKLNSNADVPLPEFEMDFTKAEYIQSVIQIQEHLRRGDCYEMNFCMRFTLRNVSPDPFTLYQHLYSISKAPFSAFLRNGERFLICGSPERFLKKEKNRLISQPIKGTIRRGVSPAEDLALQQQLRNDPKERSENIMIVDLVRNDFSRIAESGSVAVDELCAIYSFNTVHQMISTVSCSTSASPGEILRATFPMGSMTGAPKVRVMELIHQYEKSQRGLYSGTVGYITGDGDFDLNVVIRSILYDRKNRYLSFSVGSAITLASDPEREYDECLLKSESMRRAIAASLQKG, encoded by the coding sequence TTTGCATGGCTGGCGGCTGGTCCCAATGGAAAACAGTTGCTCAATGTGGCGGGGGAATGGCAGGACTACGATCCTTTTTCGGAGGAGTGTCCCAATGGAATTCTCGCTCTCGCGTATGAGTTAAAAGACCGATTCGAACGATTGCAGTCCAACGGAATTCCTGCTGTGGATTTTCCGCATGCTGCTTTGCTTCCTTTTGATGAAAGGTATGAATTTGATGCGCCTGATTTTAAATTGAATTCCAATGCAGATGTTCCGCTTCCGGAATTTGAAATGGATTTTACCAAGGCAGAGTATATACAAAGTGTAATACAGATTCAGGAACATTTACGTCGCGGCGATTGTTACGAAATGAATTTTTGCATGCGCTTTACATTGCGGAATGTGAGTCCCGATCCATTCACCTTGTATCAGCATTTATATTCCATTTCCAAAGCGCCTTTCTCTGCATTTTTGCGTAATGGGGAACGGTTTTTAATTTGCGGTTCGCCCGAGCGGTTTTTGAAAAAAGAAAAAAACCGGTTGATCTCTCAACCCATTAAAGGAACGATACGCCGGGGTGTTAGTCCTGCAGAAGATCTGGCATTGCAGCAACAACTGCGCAACGATCCCAAAGAGCGAAGTGAAAATATTATGATTGTGGATCTGGTGCGGAACGATTTTTCGCGCATTGCTGAATCGGGTTCGGTGGCGGTGGATGAGCTCTGTGCCATCTATTCGTTCAATACGGTGCATCAAATGATTTCTACCGTATCCTGCAGCACTTCTGCATCACCGGGTGAAATTTTACGTGCTACTTTTCCAATGGGATCCATGACGGGCGCACCCAAGGTGAGGGTGATGGAGTTGATTCATCAGTATGAAAAAAGTCAACGCGGTTTATATTCAGGAACGGTAGGTTATATCACAGGTGATGGCGATTTCGATTTGAATGTGGTAATACGAAGTATTCTATATGATCGTAAAAATCGCTATCTTTCTTTTTCTGTAGGCAGTGCCATTACGCTGGCTTCCGATCCCGAACGGGAATATGATGAATGTCTGCTTAAATCGGAATCCATGCGCAGGGCCATTGCTGCTTCATTGCAAAAGGGATGA
- a CDS encoding nucleoside deaminase: MSLSVHSDEHFMRQALNEAREAFKQDEVPVGAVIVWKNQIIARAHNLTELLQDFTAHAEMQAFTSATNHIGGKYLNECTLYVTLEPCVMCAGASFWTQIGKIVYGAKDEKRGYKSMNEKIIHPKTEITGGILEEECGELIREFFRKKR; this comes from the coding sequence ATGAGTTTATCTGTACATAGCGATGAACATTTTATGCGACAAGCATTGAATGAAGCCCGTGAAGCGTTTAAACAGGATGAGGTTCCTGTAGGTGCAGTAATTGTCTGGAAAAATCAGATTATTGCTCGTGCACATAATTTAACCGAACTCTTACAGGATTTTACTGCACATGCCGAAATGCAAGCCTTCACCTCAGCTACCAATCACATCGGCGGAAAATACCTGAACGAATGTACACTCTATGTTACCCTGGAACCTTGCGTAATGTGTGCAGGAGCATCGTTCTGGACCCAAATCGGAAAAATTGTTTACGGCGCTAAGGATGAAAAACGCGGATATAAAAGCATGAATGAAAAAATTATTCATCCGAAAACAGAAATTACCGGAGGCATTTTAGAAGAAGAATGCGGCGAATTAATCCGGGAATTTTTTAGAAAAAAACGATGA
- a CDS encoding T9SS type A sorting domain-containing protein, with protein MKKNLLIALFSLAGYTAQSQLNNGLVANYPFDFGGGFNYQFAQHASIVGAVPASDRFGRTNMAFEFNGSSDYLIASDNSNINLDLMDGVSISAWINPSSNPAGLTSIVTKWCGSTSEQYGMWMDGNSITVGIRSISSVGITDNSNLQAGNWYHVVFTFDKNSGDHKVYVNNIVTLSQTMVGTVATTSDYTSLSMGAQANDVSGSSVSPNRFFPGKIDDVRIYNRALSAVEVDSLFNMPDPTCNGFDFASLTGTDASSTSSNDGAINFAITGGFGPYTYTVNGGSSNAIPSGSMCGYSFEGGSISLTAPGTAVFTNVNFSSYGTSNGSCGNFTYGPCHSMTSTSSINANVLGNDVINFGTDNGVFGDPCFGTGKYYNGQFSYAESVSLSNLATGTYTIEVTDSLGCSTSGTVTISAPSAITENTLNHLQVFPNPAQGMVTIKTENATGISISDISGKTIMTKTITGTQSIDLQGMEAGVYFIRDIRSNTVYKLIVQ; from the coding sequence ATGAAAAAAAACCTACTCATTGCCTTATTCAGCCTTGCAGGGTACACTGCTCAATCTCAATTAAATAATGGCCTTGTAGCCAATTACCCCTTTGATTTTGGAGGCGGATTTAACTATCAGTTTGCACAACATGCCAGCATTGTTGGAGCGGTACCAGCCAGCGATCGTTTTGGAAGAACGAACATGGCCTTTGAATTTAACGGATCGAGCGATTACCTGATTGCAAGCGACAATAGCAATATCAATCTGGATCTAATGGATGGTGTTAGTATTTCAGCCTGGATCAATCCCAGTTCGAATCCAGCAGGATTAACATCCATCGTTACCAAATGGTGTGGAAGCACTTCTGAGCAATATGGAATGTGGATGGATGGAAACAGCATTACCGTTGGTATCCGTTCCATTAGTTCCGTAGGTATTACCGACAATTCCAATTTACAAGCCGGAAACTGGTATCACGTAGTATTTACCTTCGATAAGAACAGTGGCGACCATAAAGTGTATGTCAACAATATTGTTACCCTTAGTCAAACCATGGTAGGAACAGTTGCAACAACATCCGATTACACCAGTTTATCGATGGGAGCACAAGCTAATGATGTTAGCGGAAGCAGTGTGAGTCCTAACCGTTTTTTCCCGGGTAAAATCGACGATGTACGCATTTATAATCGCGCCCTAAGTGCTGTTGAGGTGGATTCACTTTTCAACATGCCGGACCCTACCTGCAATGGATTTGATTTTGCATCACTCACAGGAACGGATGCAAGTTCAACATCATCGAATGACGGTGCTATTAATTTTGCCATTACCGGCGGATTTGGTCCCTATACCTACACCGTAAACGGAGGATCGTCGAATGCCATTCCTTCCGGATCGATGTGTGGGTATTCTTTCGAAGGCGGATCCATCAGCTTAACTGCTCCAGGTACTGCAGTATTTACCAATGTAAATTTTTCAAGTTACGGAACTTCGAATGGATCTTGCGGAAACTTTACCTATGGTCCCTGCCATTCTATGACCTCAACCAGCAGCATTAATGCTAACGTTCTTGGAAATGATGTTATCAATTTCGGAACTGATAACGGCGTATTTGGTGATCCATGCTTTGGAACAGGAAAATATTACAATGGACAATTCTCCTATGCAGAATCGGTTTCTTTATCCAACCTTGCTACCGGCACTTATACCATTGAGGTAACCGATTCACTTGGTTGCAGCACCAGCGGAACAGTAACTATTTCTGCGCCTTCTGCCATTACCGAAAACACGCTGAACCATCTTCAGGTATTCCCAAATCCTGCACAGGGAATGGTAACCATTAAAACTGAAAACGCCACCGGCATTTCCATCTCCGATATCAGCGGAAAAACAATAATGACAAAAACCATTACAGGTACACAAAGCATCGATTTACAAGGAATGGAAGCAGGTGTGTATTTTATCCGCGACATTCGCTCGAATACTGTTTATAAACTGATTGTTCAATAA
- a CDS encoding queuosine precursor transporter produces the protein MDPQLKLKAEKYYFILAGVFIAALVACNLTFQKFFYWTPFSFLSFGADDASWWHSLTHYTFYISVGIIPYPVTFLITDIVSEIYGRRRSDLIVMAGLISSVFVLLIIYISAAVPATDWSPVSDDQFHRVFGNTVDSVAASMAAYLMAQFIDIRLFHFWKKKTHGKHLWLRNNFSTIPSQFIDTLIVLLVLCYFGSISWDRFGPLLVNGFLFKVVIALLDTPFFYFFAWWFRRKFKLGPQDEIDF, from the coding sequence TTGGATCCGCAACTCAAATTAAAAGCCGAGAAGTATTACTTCATTTTAGCAGGCGTTTTTATTGCCGCATTGGTGGCCTGCAATCTTACTTTTCAGAAATTTTTTTACTGGACACCCTTCAGCTTTTTAAGTTTCGGTGCAGATGATGCTTCGTGGTGGCATTCGCTTACCCATTACACTTTTTATATTAGCGTAGGCATTATTCCTTACCCGGTTACTTTTTTAATTACCGATATCGTATCGGAAATTTATGGTCGCCGGCGTTCGGATTTAATTGTCATGGCCGGATTGATATCGAGTGTTTTTGTTTTACTCATCATCTACATCTCAGCCGCAGTCCCCGCCACCGATTGGTCGCCCGTAAGCGATGATCAGTTTCACCGCGTATTCGGAAACACGGTCGATTCCGTAGCCGCATCCATGGCCGCCTATCTCATGGCGCAGTTCATTGATATCCGCTTGTTTCATTTCTGGAAAAAGAAAACCCATGGAAAGCATTTATGGCTGAGGAATAACTTTTCTACCATCCCTTCCCAATTTATCGATACATTAATTGTATTGCTGGTCTTGTGTTATTTCGGCAGTATCTCCTGGGATCGCTTTGGTCCTTTATTGGTCAATGGATTTTTATTTAAGGTGGTCATTGCACTTTTAGATACCCCTTTCTTCTATTTTTTCGCCTGGTGGTTCCGCCGGAAATTTAAGCTTGGTCCGCAGGATGAGATCGATTTTTAG
- a CDS encoding T9SS type A sorting domain-containing protein has translation MKKILLFVVLIITGNSIKAQSFYPWTLEGFPQAMIHLDSIQCLWEIGSPSKSTFTSAYSVPNVIVTDTLIPYPNQSDCFFQLSIPLPYSPTWYFNFDHQYDTEAGKDGGWIEYYDYCTDEWKNILQAQMWDYCYAGVYGIGAISGIYSANDTLQNGTPAFSGSSNGWQNVGFQFYCMAVFQDPDGGQRGGSGDTLKLRFRFSSDSVNTNQDGWMIDNFLITVDNGICSSVEELSSAMDLKILPNPATDFIQIQKKDGSSFQGETISIFDIHGKCLSKEIIRGNSYHYNCNTIPPGIYSYRISGRDNKVSHGTWIKE, from the coding sequence ATGAAAAAAATTCTACTTTTTGTTGTTCTCATTATTACCGGAAATTCAATAAAAGCTCAAAGCTTTTATCCCTGGACCCTCGAAGGATTTCCGCAGGCGATGATACATCTTGACAGCATTCAATGCCTATGGGAAATCGGAAGTCCGTCGAAGTCCACCTTTACCTCTGCCTACTCGGTCCCCAACGTGATTGTGACCGATACATTAATACCTTACCCGAATCAGTCCGACTGCTTTTTTCAGTTATCCATTCCACTTCCCTATTCGCCCACCTGGTATTTCAATTTTGATCACCAATACGATACCGAAGCAGGAAAAGACGGAGGTTGGATTGAATACTATGATTATTGCACCGATGAATGGAAAAATATTTTACAGGCGCAGATGTGGGATTATTGTTACGCGGGAGTTTATGGTATTGGAGCCATCAGTGGAATTTACAGTGCGAACGACACGCTACAAAATGGAACACCCGCCTTTTCCGGATCAAGTAATGGTTGGCAAAATGTAGGATTTCAATTTTATTGCATGGCTGTTTTTCAGGATCCCGATGGCGGACAACGCGGTGGAAGTGGCGATACGTTAAAATTGAGATTTCGCTTCAGTTCCGATAGCGTAAATACCAATCAGGATGGCTGGATGATTGATAATTTTCTGATAACGGTTGACAATGGGATCTGCTCTTCGGTGGAAGAATTATCTTCTGCTATGGACCTGAAAATTCTACCCAATCCCGCCACTGATTTTATTCAAATCCAAAAGAAAGACGGATCATCCTTTCAGGGAGAAACTATTTCGATTTTTGACATCCATGGAAAATGTCTGAGTAAAGAAATCATCCGTGGGAATTCCTATCACTACAATTGCAATACCATTCCTCCGGGGATTTATTCCTACCGCATCTCCGGCAGGGACAACAAGGTATCTCACGGTACGTGGATAAAAGAATAA
- a CDS encoding BrxA/BrxB family bacilliredoxin encodes MYPPELVAPMKKELVDAGFKEMITAGDVDAGMKNDGTTLVVVNSVCGCAAGAARPGVRMALKNGKLPVHLTTVFAGVDKDAVEQARKYMLPYPPSSPSIALFKNGKLVHFLERHHIEGRSAEMIAENLKAAFDEFC; translated from the coding sequence ATGTATCCTCCAGAATTAGTTGCTCCGATGAAAAAGGAACTTGTTGACGCAGGTTTCAAAGAAATGATCACCGCAGGTGACGTGGATGCGGGAATGAAAAACGACGGCACTACTCTAGTGGTGGTAAACTCCGTATGCGGTTGTGCAGCCGGCGCTGCTCGTCCCGGTGTACGCATGGCACTGAAAAACGGCAAACTTCCTGTCCACCTAACCACCGTATTTGCAGGGGTGGATAAAGACGCAGTAGAACAGGCCAGAAAATACATGTTGCCTTATCCGCCTTCATCGCCTTCTATTGCATTGTTTAAAAATGGTAAACTGGTGCACTTCTTAGAGCGCCATCATATTGAAGGACGTTCAGCAGAAATGATTGCCGAAAACCTGAAGGCAGCTTTTGATGAGTTTTGCTAA
- a CDS encoding thioredoxin family protein, translating to MKNFLLSALLLFQTVNPAQAQKFDNVVWSYDVKQNGCEAELTFTAVIEEGWYIYSQFQPNADGPIPTAFTFTDSKAYQRVGKVSEGKAKAKFMEGFGGEYNIFPHKAVFKQKIKILSKKDFELKGEIEFMQCDESKCLPPAYVPFSFKLKGCAGGTSDVVEEVVNEETTAVEVPAVDSAQAGHAITPVGWKIYSKKYSATEYEILFKLQSDSGYVVSADMAYHPFAIDIKLPDGIVADGKMTMGEIMSWKIPGSDKSMQVYIQDAVFSQKIKVNKADSILMSKIPVHISFAATNGKQKYVLQEEMNVDLNLHDAENISTAASEDSYFMIFLIAFLSGFAALLTPCVFPMIPMTVSFFLKSSKDRKKAITNASVYGISIILIYVVIGLLITGIFGPTALNEMSTSLFFNLLFFIVLVVFAVSFLGAFEIVLPTSWVNAADKNADKGGMLGIFFMAFTLALVSFSCTGPIVGSLLVESVSKGIMGPIFGMLGFSMAIALPFTLFAIFPGFLNSMPSSGGWLNTVKVSLGFVELALSLKFLSKADLVNQSHLLEREVFLALFAGVLFMWGLYLIGAFKLSHDSEGSKISSGRAVMAMIVFSFMVYIIPGMWGAPVNLLAGIAPPLEYSESPYGVGNKAPDAKESGEGLPEHASYGPHQLITFHDYDHGMEYARLKGLPAMIDFTGYGCENCRKMEQNVWSAPANLQLLRDSLVVISLHVDERTKLDPNDPAASKFRNVGQKWADMEVKLYGESSQPLYILLDGNEEMLNGKASYQTHGEVKAFNEWLSQGLETFKKRKGIRVVRPEMIAAN from the coding sequence ATGAAAAATTTCCTTTTGTCTGCACTTCTGTTGTTTCAGACGGTGAACCCTGCCCAGGCGCAGAAGTTCGATAATGTGGTGTGGTCGTACGACGTGAAACAAAATGGATGCGAGGCAGAACTTACCTTCACCGCAGTGATCGAAGAAGGCTGGTACATCTACTCGCAATTTCAACCCAATGCCGATGGACCCATTCCCACGGCTTTCACATTTACTGATAGCAAAGCTTATCAGCGTGTAGGGAAAGTAAGCGAAGGAAAAGCCAAAGCGAAATTCATGGAAGGATTCGGAGGTGAGTACAATATCTTTCCTCATAAAGCAGTATTCAAACAAAAAATAAAAATCCTCTCCAAAAAAGATTTCGAACTGAAAGGTGAAATCGAATTCATGCAATGCGATGAGAGTAAATGTTTACCTCCGGCCTATGTCCCCTTTAGTTTTAAATTAAAAGGGTGTGCAGGTGGCACCAGTGATGTGGTGGAAGAAGTGGTGAATGAAGAAACTACAGCGGTTGAGGTTCCTGCGGTAGATTCTGCTCAGGCCGGACATGCCATCACCCCGGTGGGATGGAAAATCTATTCGAAAAAATATTCGGCTACCGAGTATGAAATCCTCTTTAAACTGCAAAGCGATTCCGGTTATGTAGTTTCCGCCGATATGGCTTATCACCCTTTTGCGATTGATATTAAATTACCCGACGGAATTGTGGCCGACGGAAAAATGACCATGGGCGAAATCATGTCGTGGAAAATTCCGGGCAGCGATAAATCCATGCAAGTCTATATTCAGGATGCCGTGTTTTCGCAAAAAATAAAAGTGAACAAGGCCGATTCTATTCTCATGAGTAAAATCCCCGTTCACATTTCCTTTGCAGCCACCAACGGAAAACAAAAATATGTGCTGCAGGAAGAAATGAATGTTGACCTCAACCTGCACGACGCCGAAAATATTTCTACCGCCGCTTCGGAAGATTCTTATTTCATGATTTTCCTGATTGCCTTTTTAAGCGGATTTGCTGCGCTTTTAACACCTTGTGTGTTCCCAATGATTCCAATGACGGTAAGTTTCTTTTTAAAGTCCTCGAAAGACCGTAAAAAGGCAATCACCAATGCTTCCGTATATGGAATCTCCATCATTCTTATTTATGTGGTCATCGGATTATTGATTACGGGAATATTCGGACCAACGGCATTGAATGAAATGTCCACCAGTCTCTTTTTTAATCTACTCTTCTTTATCGTTCTGGTGGTATTTGCTGTTTCATTCCTTGGTGCATTCGAAATTGTTTTACCTACATCATGGGTAAATGCAGCTGATAAGAATGCAGATAAAGGAGGAATGCTCGGAATCTTTTTCATGGCCTTTACACTGGCGCTTGTTTCATTTTCATGTACAGGTCCGATTGTTGGTTCTCTATTGGTAGAATCGGTTTCGAAAGGGATAATGGGACCCATTTTCGGAATGCTGGGATTCTCGATGGCCATTGCATTACCATTTACCTTGTTCGCTATATTCCCCGGATTCCTCAACAGCATGCCTTCATCGGGTGGATGGTTGAATACGGTTAAAGTAAGTTTGGGATTTGTAGAATTGGCATTGTCATTAAAATTCCTTTCCAAGGCCGACCTTGTAAATCAAAGTCACTTACTGGAACGCGAAGTTTTCCTCGCCTTGTTTGCAGGTGTTTTGTTTATGTGGGGACTCTACCTCATTGGTGCATTTAAACTTTCGCACGATTCCGAAGGTTCTAAAATTTCATCGGGCAGAGCAGTAATGGCTATGATTGTATTTTCATTTATGGTTTATATCATTCCCGGAATGTGGGGTGCTCCAGTAAACTTATTGGCGGGAATTGCTCCCCCATTAGAGTATAGTGAATCGCCTTACGGAGTTGGTAATAAAGCACCCGATGCAAAAGAAAGCGGCGAAGGCTTACCCGAACATGCCAGTTATGGTCCACATCAGCTCATCACCTTCCACGATTATGATCATGGAATGGAATATGCGCGCTTAAAAGGATTACCGGCAATGATCGACTTTACCGGTTACGGTTGCGAGAATTGTCGTAAGATGGAACAAAATGTTTGGTCCGCTCCTGCAAATCTCCAGTTGCTTCGCGATTCGCTGGTGGTCATTTCATTGCATGTTGACGAAAGAACCAAACTTGATCCGAATGATCCGGCTGCTTCCAAATTCAGAAATGTTGGTCAGAAATGGGCCGATATGGAAGTGAAATTGTATGGCGAATCATCCCAGCCTTTATACATCTTACTAGATGGTAATGAAGAAATGCTGAACGGAAAAGCAAGTTATCAAACCCATGGCGAAGTAAAGGCCTTTAATGAGTGGTTGTCGCAAGGACTCGAAACCTTTAAAAAGCGAAAAGGAATCCGCGTGGTTCGTCCGGAAATGATTGCAGCGAATTAA
- the aspS gene encoding aspartate--tRNA ligase — MLATRKRSHHNGELRLEHVGTEVQLVGWVQNSRDLGGMTFVDLRDRYGITQLAFNMEVNAALCEKARKLGREFVIQVKGKVIERSSKNKNIATGEIEILVTELSVLNESKIPPFTIEDDTDGGDELRMKYRYLDLRRAPVRRNLELRHRMSIVTRNYLDSLGFMEVETPYLIKSTPEGARDFVVPSRMNQHQFYALPQSPQTFKQLLMVSGYDRYYQIVKCFRDEDLRADRQPEFTQIDCEMAFVEQEDILSTFEGLTRHLFKQVKGIDIPELPRMTYADAMKYYGCDKPDTRFEMKFVELNDVVKGKSFKVFDEAQLVVGICAKGAAEYTRKQLDELTEWVKRPQIGATGLVYCRYNSDGTIKSSVDKFYNEEELKKWTALFNAEPGDLILVLAGDANKTRKALNELRLEMGTRLGLRNKDNYSCLWVVDFPLLEYNEEAGRYFAMHHPFTSPKPEDISLLETNPGEVRANAYDMVINGVEVGGGSIRIYDRALQSRMFTLLGFSDEQAQAQFGFLMNAFEFGAPPHGGIAFGFDRLCSLFGGSESIRDFIAFPKNNSGRDVMIDAPSPIEKEQMDELGINLKSN, encoded by the coding sequence ATGTTAGCTACTAGAAAAAGATCGCATCACAATGGTGAGTTGAGATTGGAACATGTCGGAACTGAAGTACAGCTCGTGGGCTGGGTGCAGAATAGTCGCGACTTGGGGGGAATGACCTTTGTGGATTTACGGGATCGCTATGGAATAACGCAATTGGCATTTAATATGGAAGTGAATGCCGCATTGTGCGAGAAGGCGAGAAAACTCGGACGTGAATTTGTTATTCAGGTCAAAGGAAAAGTGATTGAGCGCAGCAGTAAAAATAAAAATATCGCAACGGGAGAAATCGAAATTCTGGTCACAGAGTTATCTGTTCTCAACGAATCGAAAATTCCTCCTTTTACCATTGAAGATGATACCGATGGTGGTGATGAATTACGCATGAAATACCGCTACCTCGATTTACGACGCGCTCCTGTTCGTCGTAATCTTGAATTGCGTCACCGCATGTCCATAGTTACCCGGAACTATCTCGATTCATTGGGATTTATGGAGGTAGAAACGCCTTATCTTATCAAATCCACTCCGGAAGGTGCGCGCGATTTTGTGGTACCTAGCCGGATGAATCAACATCAGTTTTATGCATTGCCGCAATCACCGCAAACGTTTAAGCAATTGCTAATGGTGAGTGGTTACGACCGTTATTATCAAATTGTAAAATGCTTCCGCGATGAAGACCTCCGTGCCGATCGTCAACCGGAGTTTACCCAAATCGATTGCGAAATGGCCTTCGTTGAACAGGAAGATATTTTGTCCACCTTCGAAGGACTCACCCGTCACCTCTTTAAGCAGGTGAAAGGCATCGATATTCCCGAGTTGCCACGCATGACCTATGCCGACGCCATGAAGTATTATGGTTGCGATAAACCGGATACCCGTTTCGAAATGAAATTTGTTGAATTGAACGATGTGGTAAAAGGAAAATCGTTTAAAGTATTTGATGAAGCGCAACTCGTGGTTGGTATTTGTGCAAAGGGCGCAGCGGAATATACACGCAAACAACTGGATGAATTAACTGAATGGGTAAAACGTCCGCAAATCGGCGCTACCGGATTAGTGTATTGTCGTTATAACAGCGATGGCACCATAAAATCGTCGGTCGATAAATTTTACAATGAAGAAGAATTGAAAAAATGGACAGCCTTGTTCAATGCAGAACCGGGTGATCTTATTCTTGTGTTGGCTGGTGATGCGAATAAAACACGCAAAGCACTCAATGAACTTCGCCTCGAAATGGGAACACGTTTGGGATTGCGCAATAAGGATAACTATTCTTGCTTATGGGTGGTTGATTTCCCTTTGCTCGAATACAATGAAGAAGCGGGAAGATATTTTGCCATGCACCATCCATTTACCTCACCAAAACCGGAAGATATTTCGCTGCTGGAAACCAATCCCGGTGAAGTGCGTGCCAATGCCTACGACATGGTGATTAACGGTGTGGAAGTAGGAGGAGGATCGATTCGTATTTACGATCGTGCTCTTCAATCGCGTATGTTCACCTTACTTGGATTTAGCGATGAGCAGGCGCAGGCGCAATTTGGATTTTTAATGAATGCCTTCGAATTCGGGGCTCCGCCGCATGGTGGAATTGCTTTTGGATTTGATCGTCTCTGTTCTCTGTTCGGCGGTAGTGAATCCATTCGCGACTTCATTGCTTTCCCGAAAAACAACAGCGGCAGAGATGTGATGATTGATGCACCTTCTCCTATTGAAAAAGAACAAATGGATGAATTAGGTATCAATTTAAAATCGAATTAA